atgtatttatttctgaAGATATATTGCTTATATTTCCAAAAACATACCGCAAGCGATGCATGTTAATGTTTAAAGCAAGCTTCAAGGCTCTTAACAAAACTTCCCCAGTCAGAAGATAATATCATCAATAGTCGCTAAAGTGGTTAGCTTCTATGAATGCGGTAACATTTATGCTAACTGTTGACTGTCTTGAGGGTCTTGGTCAGATGAGCGTGCTAAAGCTGCTTGCTAAAGCATAAAGATGTCGTGCTGTTTTATTTTCTCCCCTAAACAGGCAGAAGTTGAGGAGACACTAAAGAGAATTCAAACTCACAAAGGTGTAATTGGAACAATAGTTGTTAATGCCGAGGGTAAGCAATACAATCCCATGCCTACATTCTCTTATAGGAGCTGTGCCTATAGCCACAAATATGTGGAGACAATTTTACACTTTAGACATACAATTTGAATGTATCTAGCAGGCTAACTAATCAGTACTACTCTCATCACCTCTACTAAAGTTGATGCTATGTGTTGGTCATTCTCAGGAATCCCAATCAGAACTACCTTAGACAACTCCACTACGGTGCAGTATGCTGGTCTGCTGCACCAGCTCACTATGAAAGCCAGGAGCACAGTCCGAGACCTCGACCCTCAGAACGACCTGACCTTCCTCCGCATCCGCTCCAAGAAGCATGAGATCATGGTGGCACCTGGTGAGTGAAGCAGAGGTGTCTGGGCCTCCCTCGAGAACCTGAACCACATGTGAACATCAATATATCTGACACATCGATATTGTGCAGTTCATTTATGAACTATTTCATTAATTGTTTAAGGTAAAGTTAATGAAACAATGACATTTaataaaacacattcagtgaaATGTAATGAGACACATTCAGTGGTTTTACAGtttgttttctcctctctcttccagaCAAGGAGTATCTATTGATAGTCATCCAGAACCCCAGTGAATAGCCTCAGGATGTTCCTGTGAGAGTCAGGCTGTAGCTCCTCACACACTGATCTTTCTCAAGAATATATGTTTTGTTTAGCTGAACCACACTTTTtgctttctttgtattttcttttttgTCTACTTTTTAAACTCTGCAATATGATGCCTTACTCTATATACTAATTATCTTCCTTAGCCATCGTCATCAATTCAAAACAATAAACAAGGATGTCATAACAATTGTATGTCTGGATGTCCTTTTTTTCCAGTTTCCGATGTCCACACCTGTATGATATGATATTTAaaattttaatttatttcaccaggtaggccagttgagaacaagttctcatttacaactgcgacctggccaagataaagcaaagcagtgcgacaaacaacaacaacaacacagttacacatgggataaacaaatgtacagtcaataacacaatagaaaaagtacagtgagattagggaggtaaaggcaataaataggccatagaggtgaaataattgcaatttagcattaacactggcgtgatagctgtgcagatgatgatgtgcaagtagagatactggg
This DNA window, taken from Oncorhynchus kisutch isolate 150728-3 linkage group LG22, Okis_V2, whole genome shotgun sequence, encodes the following:
- the LOC109867691 gene encoding dynein light chain roadblock-type 2; the protein is MAEVEETLKRIQTHKGVIGTIVVNAEGIPIRTTLDNSTTVQYAGLLHQLTMKARSTVRDLDPQNDLTFLRIRSKKHEIMVAPDKEYLLIVIQNPSE